The Helicobacter mustelae genome has a segment encoding these proteins:
- a CDS encoding bifunctional proline dehydrogenase/L-glutamate gamma-semialdehyde dehydrogenase, whose protein sequence is MSVVEKSLALAEKLQNTIAKKLSRQEQKFHHKMQKLLNNPKSKVMLIELLDKSFRTKDRSKNFELIHYILERHGIADFFTPTEKTLLFLFLNVGKFVPSLSVPFFVSQIRSDTKSMVLDANPDFLQSHITKRAEENITININFIGEEVLGEEEAHYRIQKYEEAIASSYITYISIKITTIFSQINIIDFEASKQEVIQRLKHLYALASKKEKESGLQKFINLDMEEFRDLELTVSAFMDAISDFKDLEAGIVLQAYIPDSYHYLQVLHEFSKKRVLEGGKPIKIRFVKGANMESEETIASQRGWELPTFEQKAQTDSNYKKMLDFILTGDNHKYIHIGIASHNIFEIAYAYTRITEKDALDSFTFEMLEGMSMQASQELSQMHKLILYAPVCDEAHFNNAIAYLVRRLDENTSSDNFMRYFFHLKVGDDNWEKQKNIFLQSIQGIKTLDNSTKRRQNRLQSKITPSTLQTKVFHNEPDTDFILPSNRKWAEQIKSKYENFEKITLYPVAGSELKTGQKILIKDKIHQKEIAEVYLADEEAIHKALQVAKNAPILSHEELHSLLAKTAQIMRDRRGDLIGIAALEVGKTFLEIDPEVSEAIDFLEFYPHSLSTLKAQNPTTQFHAKGIGATIAPWNFPIGIPVGTIAAPLAAGNKVIFKPSSLALLTGYKICECFWDAGFSKETLLYLPSHGSDISKFLLKNPLIDFCVFTGGEESAYKMLESNPTLLLSAETGGKNATIVTKMADRDAAIKNIIHSAFSNSGQKCSATSLLILEEEVYHDENFKKTLVDAAKSLSVGNPFVLKNKLGALADSINDKVKRAIRELEEGESWALEPRFIENHPYLMTPGIKYGVKEDSFMHQTELFAPILGVMCAKDLKDAIEISNATGYGLTSALESLDQREWEYYCTNIQAGNLYINKPTTGAIVLRQPFGGIKKSAIGFGRKVGIYNYITQFLHIHQEEIPEQYSSHPLEQALTAIAKEIPKETLEILKKMIGNFAHHYEQEFSQSKEYITIRGEDNLFSYTPIRNLIYRVSQEDRLIDVFGIIIASLIAKVPICVSFEHASPVIAQAKKVFWAVDFVEENLQSFLEKIHQFERIRYLSAPSQEDPIYQAAARIAKIIIRERVLLNGRFELLYYFNEKSTSISYHRYGNLGERILKEKK, encoded by the coding sequence ATGTCTGTTGTAGAAAAATCTCTAGCCCTAGCAGAGAAATTGCAAAACACAATTGCAAAAAAACTCTCTAGGCAAGAACAAAAATTTCATCATAAGATGCAAAAACTTCTCAATAATCCCAAAAGCAAGGTGATGCTCATCGAATTGCTGGACAAAAGTTTTCGCACAAAAGATCGCTCCAAAAACTTTGAGCTTATTCACTACATCCTTGAGAGGCATGGCATTGCGGATTTTTTCACCCCCACAGAAAAAACCTTGCTTTTTTTGTTTCTCAATGTCGGGAAATTCGTCCCAAGTCTGAGTGTGCCATTTTTCGTCTCTCAGATTCGCAGTGACACCAAATCCATGGTACTAGATGCCAATCCAGATTTTTTGCAATCCCATATCACCAAGCGAGCAGAAGAAAATATCACCATTAATATCAATTTCATCGGTGAGGAGGTGCTAGGAGAGGAGGAGGCGCATTATCGCATCCAAAAATATGAAGAAGCCATTGCTTCATCCTATATCACTTATATTTCGATTAAAATTACCACGATTTTTAGTCAGATTAACATCATTGATTTTGAAGCTTCTAAACAAGAGGTTATCCAGCGCCTCAAGCACCTCTACGCCCTTGCCTCCAAAAAAGAAAAAGAAAGCGGGCTGCAAAAATTTATCAATCTTGATATGGAGGAATTTCGTGATTTAGAGCTTACTGTCAGCGCATTTATGGATGCCATCAGTGATTTCAAAGACTTAGAGGCAGGTATTGTTTTGCAAGCCTATATTCCTGATTCCTACCATTACCTCCAGGTGCTGCATGAATTTTCCAAAAAGCGCGTGCTAGAGGGGGGCAAACCCATCAAAATCCGCTTTGTCAAGGGTGCCAATATGGAATCTGAAGAAACCATTGCTAGCCAAAGAGGCTGGGAGCTTCCCACATTTGAACAAAAAGCACAGACAGATAGCAATTATAAAAAAATGCTAGATTTCATCCTCACTGGGGATAATCACAAATACATTCACATCGGAATTGCCAGCCACAATATCTTTGAGATTGCTTATGCCTATACACGCATTACAGAAAAAGATGCTCTAGATTCCTTCACTTTTGAAATGCTTGAGGGCATGAGCATGCAGGCAAGTCAAGAGCTTAGCCAAATGCACAAACTCATCCTTTATGCACCAGTTTGTGATGAAGCACATTTCAATAATGCCATTGCTTATCTAGTAAGGCGCTTAGATGAAAACACAAGTTCTGATAATTTCATGCGCTATTTTTTCCACCTCAAAGTAGGGGATGACAATTGGGAAAAACAGAAAAACATCTTTTTGCAATCCATCCAAGGCATAAAGACGCTAGACAACTCCACCAAAAGACGCCAAAACCGCTTGCAGAGCAAAATCACTCCCAGTACCCTGCAAACTAAAGTTTTTCACAACGAGCCAGATACGGATTTCATCTTGCCCTCTAATCGCAAGTGGGCAGAGCAAATCAAATCCAAGTATGAAAATTTTGAAAAAATCACGCTCTACCCCGTTGCAGGAAGTGAGTTAAAAACTGGCCAAAAAATTCTCATCAAAGATAAGATTCATCAAAAAGAAATCGCGGAAGTATATCTCGCAGATGAAGAAGCCATTCACAAAGCCCTGCAAGTGGCCAAGAATGCGCCCATTCTCTCTCATGAAGAATTACACAGCCTGCTAGCAAAAACCGCACAAATCATGCGCGATCGCCGTGGAGATCTTATTGGCATCGCAGCACTGGAGGTGGGAAAGACATTTTTGGAAATCGATCCAGAAGTAAGCGAAGCTATTGATTTTTTGGAATTTTATCCTCATTCCCTCTCCACGCTCAAGGCACAAAATCCCACCACACAATTTCATGCCAAGGGCATAGGTGCCACCATTGCTCCTTGGAATTTCCCCATCGGCATTCCTGTAGGCACCATAGCCGCCCCACTCGCAGCGGGGAATAAAGTGATCTTCAAGCCCTCAAGCCTTGCCCTACTCACAGGTTATAAAATCTGTGAATGCTTTTGGGATGCTGGCTTTTCCAAAGAGACGCTCCTCTATCTCCCCTCACATGGAAGTGATATTTCCAAATTTTTACTCAAAAATCCCTTGATAGATTTCTGCGTCTTCACTGGTGGGGAAGAGAGTGCTTATAAGATGCTAGAGAGCAATCCCACTTTGTTGCTTAGCGCAGAAACAGGGGGCAAAAACGCCACAATTGTCACCAAAATGGCGGATAGAGATGCAGCCATCAAGAACATCATCCACTCTGCCTTTAGCAATTCTGGGCAAAAATGCTCTGCGACCTCTTTATTGATTTTAGAGGAGGAAGTCTATCATGATGAAAATTTCAAAAAAACTCTTGTAGATGCTGCCAAATCTCTAAGCGTTGGCAATCCCTTTGTGCTAAAAAACAAATTGGGGGCATTAGCAGATTCCATCAATGACAAGGTCAAGCGCGCAATCAGAGAACTAGAAGAAGGAGAGTCCTGGGCGCTAGAGCCAAGATTTATTGAAAATCACCCCTATTTGATGACTCCTGGGATCAAATATGGCGTGAAAGAAGATTCCTTCATGCATCAAACCGAGCTATTTGCTCCCATACTTGGCGTGATGTGTGCAAAAGATCTCAAAGATGCTATAGAGATCTCCAATGCCACGGGCTATGGGCTTACTAGTGCATTGGAGTCCCTAGATCAACGAGAGTGGGAGTATTACTGCACAAATATACAAGCAGGGAATCTCTATATCAACAAACCCACCACTGGAGCAATTGTGCTACGCCAACCCTTTGGTGGGATCAAAAAAAGTGCCATTGGTTTTGGGCGCAAAGTAGGGATTTATAATTACATCACTCAATTTCTCCATATCCACCAAGAAGAAATCCCCGAGCAATACTCCTCCCACCCGCTTGAGCAGGCACTCACAGCTATCGCCAAAGAAATCCCTAAAGAGACATTGGAAATCTTAAAAAAAATGATTGGGAATTTTGCCCATCATTATGAGCAGGAATTTAGCCAGAGCAAAGAATACATCACCATACGCGGGGAGGATAACCTCTTTTCCTATACACCCATACGCAATCTCATCTATCGCGTCAGCCAAGAAGATAGACTTATTGATGTTTTTGGCATCATTATCGCAAGTCTCATTGCAAAGGTTCCAATCTGCGTGAGTTTTGAGCATGCCAGCCCCGTCATTGCGCAGGCAAAAAAGGTGTTTTGGGCAGTGGATTTTGTAGAAGAAAATCTCCAAAGCTTCCTTGAAAAAATACATCAATTTGAGCGCATCCGTTATCTATCCGCACCCTCACAAGAAGACCCCATTTATCAAGCTGCTGCTCGCATCGCAAAAATCATCATCAGGGAGCGCGTGCTTTTGAATGGGCGCTTTGAGCTTTTGTATTACTTCAATGAAAAATCTACCAGCATCTCCTATCATCGCTATGGAAATCTAGGAGAGCGCATCTTAAAGGAGAAAAAATGA
- a CDS encoding exodeoxyribonuclease III yields MRLISWNVNGLRACMNKGFMDFFRQIDADIFCIQESKMHPDQADFVFDGYHGYWNSAEKKGYSGVVVLSKQEPLCVEYDMGIEHHDKEGRVICAEYPDFYLINVYTPNSKRELERLEYRMQWEDDFLNFLKNLERKKPLIICGDLNVAHKEIDLKNPKTNRRNAGFTDEEREKMTTLLENGFIDTFRYFYPDLEGAYSWWSYMGRARQNNTGWRIDYFLCSEILQKRLIEAKIYSEILGSDHCPVGLVIS; encoded by the coding sequence ATGCGATTGATTTCATGGAATGTGAATGGACTGCGTGCTTGTATGAACAAGGGTTTTATGGATTTTTTCAGACAAATTGATGCAGATATTTTTTGTATCCAAGAATCCAAAATGCATCCAGATCAGGCAGATTTTGTTTTTGATGGTTATCATGGCTATTGGAATAGTGCAGAAAAAAAGGGCTATTCTGGAGTGGTGGTTTTGAGCAAGCAAGAGCCTCTTTGTGTGGAATATGATATGGGTATAGAGCATCATGACAAAGAGGGGCGCGTGATTTGTGCGGAATATCCAGATTTTTATCTAATCAACGTTTACACACCCAATTCCAAGCGCGAGCTTGAGAGATTGGAATATCGCATGCAGTGGGAGGATGATTTTTTGAATTTTCTCAAAAATTTAGAGCGAAAAAAGCCCCTGATTATTTGCGGAGACCTCAATGTCGCGCATAAAGAAATCGATCTTAAAAACCCCAAAACAAACCGCAGGAATGCTGGGTTTACTGATGAGGAGCGGGAAAAAATGACCACTCTCTTGGAAAATGGATTTATTGATACCTTTCGATATTTTTATCCCGATCTAGAGGGGGCTTACAGCTGGTGGAGTTATATGGGCAGGGCGCGCCAAAACAACACGGGATGGAGAATTGATTATTTTTTGTGCTCAGAGATTTTGCAAAAAAGACTCATTGAGGCCAAGATCTATTCAGAGATTTTGGGGAGCGATCACTGCCCTGTGGGTTTGGTGATTTCATAA
- a CDS encoding chemotaxis response regulator CheY, whose protein sequence is MKLLVVDDSSTMRRIIKNTLQRLGYEDILEAEHGVEAWDILNGDSKIDVLITDWNMPEMNGLELVKKTRADARYEDIPIIMVTTEGGKAEVITALKAGVNNYIVKPFTPQVLKEKLEAVLGLND, encoded by the coding sequence TTGAAGTTACTTGTTGTAGATGATAGCTCCACAATGAGAAGAATTATAAAAAATACTTTGCAGCGTTTGGGCTATGAGGATATTTTGGAGGCAGAGCATGGTGTTGAGGCCTGGGACATCTTGAATGGAGATAGTAAGATCGATGTTTTGATTACAGATTGGAATATGCCCGAGATGAATGGACTTGAGCTTGTGAAAAAAACACGAGCGGATGCAAGGTATGAAGATATTCCTATCATTATGGTGACCACAGAGGGAGGCAAGGCAGAAGTGATCACTGCGCTAAAAGCTGGTGTGAATAATTACATTGTCAAGCCCTTCACCCCACAGGTACTAAAAGAGAAGTTGGAAGCGGTTTTGGGCCTAAATGACTGA
- a CDS encoding 50S ribosomal protein L11 methyltransferase: MTEDFFEVTILPQSHCDLFIDFIIDSTGEAIEESLISLDFVKDFEFFALKMEQLSVPMLPTIIVRSQEDCRDLIKSLRSFVQLLGERVGEAVGFAYKIQKKKNEDWIQKYKEGVAPIVCGGFYIRPSWVAPKKDLENLIIDPALAFGSGHHATTAMCIEFLNSLDLREKKCLDVGCGSGILSLVAKKRGANVFLCDTDALAVIESKKNFALNGEQIDQIWEGSIKDEERVYDVIVANILADVIKILYNDFSKALKSGATLILSGILEQYKDSVIDKFSAFVLQEILTKEEWVALKMIKK, encoded by the coding sequence ATGACTGAAGATTTTTTTGAAGTCACGATTCTTCCGCAATCCCATTGCGATTTATTCATTGATTTCATCATTGATTCTACGGGTGAGGCTATCGAGGAATCCTTAATTTCTCTTGATTTTGTTAAAGACTTTGAATTTTTTGCCCTCAAGATGGAGCAGCTTTCTGTCCCAATGCTTCCAACTATCATCGTGCGCAGTCAGGAAGACTGTCGAGATCTCATAAAAAGTTTGCGGTCCTTTGTGCAATTATTGGGAGAGAGAGTGGGGGAGGCTGTTGGTTTTGCATACAAGATTCAAAAAAAGAAAAATGAAGATTGGATTCAAAAATACAAAGAAGGAGTTGCACCCATTGTCTGTGGGGGGTTTTATATTCGTCCGAGTTGGGTTGCTCCAAAAAAAGATCTAGAAAATCTCATCATCGATCCAGCCCTTGCTTTTGGATCGGGGCATCATGCAACTACAGCGATGTGCATAGAATTTTTAAACTCTCTAGATCTCAGAGAAAAAAAATGCCTGGATGTTGGCTGCGGGAGCGGGATTTTGTCACTTGTAGCCAAAAAAAGAGGAGCTAATGTTTTTTTGTGTGACACAGATGCGCTTGCAGTGATAGAGAGCAAGAAAAATTTCGCATTAAATGGTGAGCAAATCGACCAGATATGGGAGGGCAGCATCAAGGATGAGGAGCGGGTTTATGACGTGATAGTGGCCAATATTTTGGCAGATGTTATTAAAATACTATATAATGATTTTTCCAAAGCACTCAAGAGTGGTGCTACCTTGATCCTTTCGGGAATTTTAGAGCAATATAAAGATAGCGTGATTGATAAATTTTCTGCTTTTGTGTTACAGGAAATTTTGACCAAAGAGGAATGGGTAGCATTAAAAATGATTAAAAAATAG
- the ftsH gene encoding ATP-dependent zinc metalloprotease FtsH gives MAQEKKNKKPNKQNPILVFLVFAVLAILLVRLTSSEEGGILDKIGGGVSKNIDYYELKQLIKNNEVSSVSIGQTIIKATGNRGGQKIYYVAKKVQDPTLVPLLDEKKINYGGFSESNFFTEMLGWLLPFLIIIFIWVFITSRMQKNMGGGIFGMGSSKKLVNAEKPKVRFGDMAGNEEAKEEVVEIVDFLKYPERYASIGAKIPKGVLLVGPPGTGKTLLAKAVAGEANVPFFSMSGSSFIEMFVGLGASRVRDLFEMAKKEAPSMIFIDEIDAIGKSRAAGGMISGNDEREQTLNQLLAEMDGFGSENAPVIVLAATNRPEVLDPALLRPGRFDRQVLVDKPDFNGRIEILKVHIKSVKLAKDVDLQEIAKLTAGLAGADLANIINEAALLAGRANQKEVSQKNLKEAVERGIAGLEKKSRRISPQEKKIVAYHESGHAVISEMTKGSDRVNKVSIIPRGMAALGYTLNTPEENKYLIQKHELIAKIDVLLGGRAAEEVFLEEISTGASNDLERATDILKSMVSYYGMTDVSGLMVLEKSRNAFLGGGMGSSREFSEKIAESMDHYIKETLNERYSAVKQTLRDYRDAIEKMVAELLEKEVIDGNRVREILGDYERERGLETRLVQREEL, from the coding sequence ATGGCACAAGAGAAAAAAAATAAAAAACCCAATAAACAAAACCCCATCTTAGTGTTTCTTGTTTTTGCCGTGCTCGCTATTTTGCTTGTGCGCCTCACAAGCTCTGAAGAGGGCGGCATTTTGGACAAAATTGGCGGCGGTGTAAGCAAGAATATTGATTATTATGAGCTCAAACAATTGATTAAAAACAATGAAGTGAGTTCTGTGAGTATTGGACAGACCATCATCAAAGCTACAGGAAATCGTGGCGGACAGAAGATTTATTATGTCGCAAAAAAAGTCCAAGACCCTACACTTGTGCCATTGTTGGATGAGAAAAAGATTAACTATGGTGGTTTTAGCGAAAGCAATTTTTTCACAGAAATGCTAGGCTGGCTACTCCCTTTTTTGATTATCATTTTTATTTGGGTTTTCATCACCTCCAGGATGCAAAAAAACATGGGGGGAGGAATTTTTGGCATGGGCAGCTCCAAGAAGCTCGTGAATGCTGAAAAGCCCAAGGTACGTTTTGGTGATATGGCAGGGAATGAAGAGGCAAAAGAAGAGGTTGTAGAGATTGTGGACTTTCTCAAATATCCCGAACGATATGCTTCTATTGGTGCCAAAATCCCCAAGGGAGTTTTATTGGTTGGACCTCCTGGGACTGGCAAAACTCTGCTTGCCAAAGCCGTGGCAGGTGAGGCGAATGTCCCCTTTTTCTCCATGAGCGGGAGTAGCTTCATTGAGATGTTTGTAGGGCTTGGTGCCAGTCGTGTGAGAGATTTGTTTGAGATGGCAAAGAAAGAGGCTCCGAGCATGATTTTCATCGATGAGATTGATGCTATTGGTAAATCTCGTGCAGCTGGTGGGATGATTAGCGGCAATGATGAAAGAGAGCAGACACTCAACCAATTGCTCGCAGAGATGGATGGATTTGGATCAGAAAATGCCCCTGTGATTGTGCTGGCTGCTACAAATAGACCCGAGGTATTAGATCCTGCACTTTTGCGCCCGGGCAGATTTGATCGGCAGGTGCTTGTGGATAAACCAGATTTCAATGGCAGGATCGAAATCCTAAAGGTGCACATCAAATCTGTGAAACTTGCCAAAGATGTGGATTTACAAGAGATTGCCAAGCTCACTGCGGGGCTTGCTGGTGCGGATTTGGCAAACATCATCAATGAAGCTGCACTCCTTGCGGGGCGTGCAAATCAAAAAGAAGTCTCTCAGAAAAATCTTAAAGAAGCTGTAGAGCGCGGTATTGCGGGATTGGAGAAAAAATCTCGTAGAATCTCTCCGCAGGAGAAAAAAATCGTGGCTTATCATGAGAGTGGACATGCGGTGATCTCAGAGATGACCAAGGGATCAGATCGTGTCAATAAGGTCTCCATCATCCCGCGCGGGATGGCAGCACTTGGCTATACTCTCAATACGCCTGAGGAAAATAAATACCTCATTCAAAAGCATGAACTCATTGCAAAAATTGACGTGCTCCTAGGCGGTCGCGCAGCAGAAGAAGTGTTCTTGGAGGAGATTTCCACAGGGGCAAGTAATGACTTGGAGCGCGCTACAGATATTTTAAAATCGATGGTGAGTTATTATGGCATGACGGATGTGAGTGGGTTAATGGTGTTAGAAAAATCACGCAATGCTTTTTTGGGCGGGGGAATGGGTTCTTCTAGGGAGTTTAGTGAAAAGATTGCAGAATCCATGGATCATTACATCAAAGAAACCCTCAATGAGCGCTATAGCGCTGTAAAACAAACTCTGCGTGACTATCGAGATGCTATTGAGAAAATGGTAGCCGAGTTACTCGAAAAAGAGGTGATTGATGGCAATCGGGTACGCGAGATTTTGGGAGATTATGAAAGAGAAAGGGGGCTAGAAACTCGCTTGGTGCAGAGAGAAGAGCTCTAA
- a CDS encoding phosphatidylserine decarboxylase, with protein MVRTQFLAKEGFKGLGIGILIFLVAFLLDLRFLLFFLLIFLAMWIFIFRNPERFASERGEGVVLAPSDGKITDIWYQSGLVYISIAIDWVDVGLLRAPYDARNISFKIRHGLRASFVPEATKEKVNQRMYYQSEDFDMIIEPEIFQANFYPLPDALTGDRIGFCKLGRLQVVFKENFLDLRVNIGDVLKGGETLLGYKK; from the coding sequence ATGGTGCGTACGCAGTTTTTGGCTAAAGAGGGGTTTAAGGGACTTGGCATAGGCATTTTGATCTTTCTTGTTGCATTTTTATTGGATTTGAGATTCTTGCTTTTTTTTCTGCTAATTTTTTTAGCCATGTGGATTTTTATTTTTCGCAATCCCGAGCGCTTTGCAAGTGAGCGCGGAGAGGGCGTCGTCCTTGCTCCTAGTGATGGGAAGATTACTGATATCTGGTATCAAAGTGGACTTGTGTACATTAGTATTGCCATTGATTGGGTGGATGTTGGATTGCTGCGCGCTCCTTATGATGCGCGCAATATCTCGTTCAAGATTAGACATGGGCTAAGGGCGTCTTTTGTCCCAGAGGCCACCAAAGAGAAGGTGAATCAAAGGATGTATTATCAAAGTGAGGATTTTGACATGATTATCGAGCCTGAAATCTTCCAGGCAAATTTTTATCCGCTTCCAGATGCCCTTACAGGCGATCGCATTGGTTTTTGCAAATTAGGAAGATTGCAGGTAGTTTTCAAAGAGAATTTCTTGGATTTGAGGGTCAATATCGGCGATGTGCTAAAGGGGGGAGAAACTTTATTGGGATACAAAAAATGA
- the pssA gene encoding CDP-diacylglycerol--serine O-phosphatidyltransferase has protein sequence MNINPLYVLPNLFTAGSIFLGIVSIIFSSRGLFEEACWLVLISMILDGLDGRVARLTNTTSKFGIEFDSLADVVAFGVAPAMLLYFYSGINYGRYGILISAVFVIFGAIRLARFNISTGSTEPGSFIGLPIPGAAIALSLWILLDLQYRFLDFFGTSYLLLPLALLLGILMVSNIRYPSFKKMKWNIRTFVLIILLLGAIYLRPQEVVGGIITLYILYGIVRWIFVVIIKILFTKMTKG, from the coding sequence ATGAATATCAACCCTTTGTATGTGCTCCCCAATCTTTTTACGGCAGGAAGCATTTTTTTGGGCATTGTGAGCATTATTTTTTCTTCACGAGGTTTGTTTGAGGAGGCATGTTGGCTGGTTTTGATCTCGATGATTTTGGATGGGCTTGATGGTCGTGTAGCCAGACTCACAAATACCACAAGCAAATTTGGCATCGAATTTGACTCTCTTGCTGATGTTGTGGCATTTGGTGTGGCACCTGCGATGCTTTTGTATTTTTATTCTGGCATCAATTATGGGCGCTATGGGATCTTGATTAGCGCAGTGTTTGTGATTTTTGGTGCGATTCGACTGGCTCGCTTCAATATTTCTACAGGAAGCACAGAGCCAGGATCCTTTATTGGATTGCCCATACCTGGAGCTGCCATCGCATTGAGTCTTTGGATTTTATTGGATTTGCAATATCGTTTTTTGGACTTTTTTGGGACTTCTTATTTGCTATTGCCACTGGCTTTATTGCTCGGCATTTTGATGGTGAGTAATATCCGATACCCCAGCTTCAAAAAAATGAAATGGAATATCCGAACTTTTGTGTTGATTATCCTATTGCTTGGTGCCATCTATCTCAGACCTCAGGAAGTTGTTGGTGGCATTATCACGCTCTATATTCTCTATGGAATTGTGCGCTGGATTTTTGTGGTGATTATCAAGATTTTGTTCACAAAAATGACTAAGGGTTAG